In a genomic window of Amblyomma americanum isolate KBUSLIRL-KWMA chromosome 4, ASM5285725v1, whole genome shotgun sequence:
- the LOC144129712 gene encoding uncharacterized protein LOC144129712, translating to MHLHATLFATLLPHLKMVKFLVACIATVSLSLLWAHPSAVLADTCTFEHGPCKDWVTTDCERGACFQVRRVADMKNGPMEDHTLHTDQGSCAYATVTMATNRSRNATLSRRSRGPLCFTAWYHMSGIAPGSASVFVEKDYGVWENVYTVPSKMSGRWWRMRYSELREEIVTLRSGSSRNAFGPPQRRLKKATSGGEVAHERNDEEPPPTTSYEDADTLTPQTNTC from the exons ATGCATCTGCATGCAACCCTTTTCGCCACACTTTTACCACATTTGAAGATGGTTAAATTTCTGGTTGCTTGCATCGCCACCGTCTCGCTGTCCTTGCTATGGGCACATCCATCGGCCGTTCTTGCGG ACACGTGCACATTTGAGCATGGTCCATGCAAGGACTGGGTAACCACGGACTGCGAAAGAGGTGCTTGCTTCCAAGTCCGCAGGGTGGCAGACATGAAGAACGGGCCAATGGAGGATCACACTCTGCACACTG ATCAAGGATCATGCGCTTACGCCACTGTGACCATGGCGACTAACCGGTCCAGGAATGCCACGCTGTCACGCCGGTCTAGAGGGCCTTTGTGCTTCACAGCATGGTACCACATGTCAGGAATTGCACCTGGCTCAGCCTCTGTTTTTGTGGAAAAAGACTACGGAGTTTGGGAGAACGTGTACACCGTTCCAAGCAAGATGTCCGGCCGGTGGTGGCGCATGCGGTACTCCGAGCTACGAGAAGAAATAGTGACG ctacgcagcggctctTCGCGCAATGCATTCGGGCCCCCGCAAAGGAGACTAAAGaaagcaacctctggaggtgaggttgctcacgagcgaaacgacGAAGAACCTCCACCGACCACATCGTATGAAGACGCCGATACGCTGACGCCGCAAACAAACACCTGTTAG